In the Mycolicibacter sp. MU0102 genome, one interval contains:
- the gjpA gene encoding outer membrane porin GjpA yields the protein MHAILRPYATAGVVLAGTGLIAATPVVAPAPAPAVASVVDVALTGLPGFLDTWEGVINTANANFSVLKDNYMLAPGVALQQLYANAVGYLNHFLNDPSSSTLADINTQIQENLVAVRDGYTLPLDVLTDTKNTVTHHTIDGSITSGHAVILAQVPGYLPAGTDVDMVNSILQFMVSPLSGIIMGLLGPGISPWVALLNSITDGDSFSDIIANTVGGFFNGATLNLDFVLPSINDAGFLPDGMSLDHLEFAFGGLLSTGSVALTTYQAMGANGEVDASVPVVGGSILNSLGLQLVGVPSLGQIAADGQAIGPIAAFEMWGQVISALLGSGWDGSGTVVVTQPALGVDLPQIPDDFAAEATNVFSGFQDFFDGIFG from the coding sequence TTGCACGCCATTCTTCGCCCCTACGCAACGGCCGGTGTCGTCCTCGCCGGGACCGGCCTGATCGCGGCCACGCCGGTGGTGGCGCCGGCGCCTGCACCTGCGGTTGCCTCGGTCGTTGACGTCGCGCTCACCGGCCTGCCTGGCTTTCTCGACACCTGGGAAGGCGTGATCAACACCGCCAATGCCAACTTCTCGGTCCTGAAGGACAACTACATGCTGGCCCCCGGTGTGGCGCTGCAGCAGCTGTACGCCAACGCGGTGGGCTACCTCAACCATTTCCTCAACGACCCGAGCAGCAGCACCCTTGCTGACATCAACACGCAGATCCAGGAAAACCTGGTCGCGGTGCGCGACGGCTACACGCTGCCGCTGGACGTCTTGACCGATACGAAGAACACGGTGACCCACCACACGATCGACGGATCGATCACCTCGGGTCACGCCGTGATCCTCGCCCAGGTTCCGGGATACCTGCCGGCCGGCACCGACGTGGACATGGTCAATTCGATCCTGCAGTTCATGGTCTCGCCGCTGTCCGGCATCATCATGGGCCTGCTGGGTCCGGGCATCAGCCCCTGGGTGGCCCTGCTGAATAGCATCACCGACGGTGACAGCTTCAGTGACATCATCGCCAATACCGTTGGCGGCTTCTTCAACGGTGCCACCCTCAACCTTGATTTCGTGCTGCCCTCGATCAACGACGCCGGATTCCTCCCGGACGGCATGAGTCTCGACCACTTGGAATTTGCCTTTGGTGGTCTGCTCAGCACCGGTTCGGTGGCGCTCACCACCTACCAGGCGATGGGCGCCAATGGCGAGGTCGACGCCTCGGTTCCGGTTGTCGGCGGCTCCATCTTGAACTCCCTCGGTTTGCAATTGGTCGGTGTTCCGTCGCTGGGGCAAATCGCCGCTGACGGCCAAGCGATCGGCCCGATCGCGGCCTTCGAGATGTGGGGGCAGGTCATCAGCGCGTTGCTGGGCTCGGGCTGGGACGGTTCGGGCACAGTCGTCGTGACCCAGCCCGCGCTCGGAGTCGATCTGCCGCAGATCCCCGATGACTTCGCCGCCGAAGCCACCAACGTCTTCAGTGGGTTCCAGGACTTCTTCGACGGCATCTTCGGCTGA
- a CDS encoding MarR family winged helix-turn-helix transcriptional regulator, with translation MGHLRALEWPVWELPVLDAAESTCVHQFVDTSERLLAALNDSLVHAHGLTLFEVLVLDRLASSETGSARMRDLAKAFALAPSRVTSLIDRLEAQSLVGRRPLPGDRRAVLAHITAEGRKRFAPAVVTYARGIRAYYLDQLSRQQAIALGDVCRRTGLPERY, from the coding sequence ATGGGGCACCTGCGGGCTCTTGAGTGGCCAGTGTGGGAATTGCCGGTGCTCGACGCCGCGGAAAGCACCTGCGTGCACCAATTCGTGGACACCTCCGAACGCCTGCTTGCCGCGTTGAACGACAGCCTGGTCCATGCCCACGGATTAACCCTGTTCGAGGTCCTGGTACTGGACCGGCTGGCCAGTTCAGAGACCGGTTCGGCCCGAATGAGGGACTTGGCCAAGGCTTTTGCGCTGGCGCCCAGTCGGGTGACGTCGCTGATCGACCGCCTGGAGGCTCAGTCGCTGGTCGGTAGGCGTCCGCTTCCAGGCGACCGCCGAGCAGTGCTTGCCCACATCACCGCCGAAGGCCGGAAGCGGTTCGCACCTGCGGTGGTGACCTACGCGCGCGGAATTCGTGCGTACTACCTCGATCAGCTTTCGCGTCAGCAGGCGATCGCCCTCGGTGACGTCTGCCGTCGGACCGGTCTTCCCGAGCGGTACTGA
- a CDS encoding MarR family winged helix-turn-helix transcriptional regulator translates to MEDTGAQAPAMRLPGLEEIEQNSWQVFVESSTGLLAALNRSLMGRHRLDLSELRLLDLLARSETGSVRMSELAAALMLLRSRVTWLTRRLESRGLVRRIPIPGDGRGVRAEITPDGRMRLGEARKTYAEQIRRLYVNQMSRQQMLALGASCHQISASLEDADLPRKSTLD, encoded by the coding sequence GTGGAGGACACAGGGGCTCAGGCGCCGGCGATGCGGCTGCCGGGGCTCGAAGAAATCGAACAGAATTCCTGGCAAGTGTTCGTCGAGTCGTCGACGGGTCTGCTGGCCGCGCTGAACCGAAGCCTGATGGGCCGGCATCGTCTCGACCTGTCCGAGCTTCGCCTGCTGGATCTGCTCGCCAGGTCCGAGACCGGTTCTGTCCGAATGAGCGAACTGGCCGCCGCGCTGATGCTGCTTCGCAGTCGAGTCACCTGGCTGACTCGGCGGCTGGAAAGCCGCGGCCTGGTCCGTCGGATCCCCATCCCTGGTGACGGGCGGGGAGTGCGGGCCGAGATCACCCCCGACGGCCGAATGAGGTTGGGGGAGGCCCGCAAAACCTACGCCGAACAGATCCGCCGGCTCTATGTGAACCAGATGTCTCGTCAGCAGATGCTCGCCCTGGGTGCCAGCTGCCATCAGATAAGTGCGTCATTGGAAGACGCTGACCTTCCGAGAAAGTCGACGCTGGACTGA
- a CDS encoding MarR family winged helix-turn-helix transcriptional regulator translates to MQRPSRRRTPSDLPGLDIAEQKSWQNFLHAALRFHTTMDRWLTEAHHLSVIDLRVLDILDKSDDGAARMGDLADALGANPHHMTKRIHRLEERGLVQREQNSDDRRGVVARISDDGRQVAGHASLNYAKGVKTHLIGTLSRRQLATLEENCRRINSGLRQADATLYVSRPAQGGPADRPPL, encoded by the coding sequence ATGCAACGTCCGTCTCGTCGACGTACCCCCAGTGATCTTCCCGGATTGGACATCGCTGAACAGAAGTCGTGGCAGAACTTCCTACACGCCGCGCTGCGCTTTCACACCACGATGGATCGTTGGCTGACCGAAGCGCACCATCTCTCTGTCATCGACTTGCGGGTGCTCGACATCCTGGACAAGTCCGACGACGGTGCGGCACGGATGGGCGACCTGGCCGACGCGCTGGGGGCGAACCCGCACCACATGACCAAGCGAATTCATCGGCTCGAAGAGCGGGGTTTGGTTCAGCGCGAACAGAATTCTGATGACCGACGTGGGGTGGTCGCTCGGATCAGCGACGACGGCCGTCAGGTGGCAGGACATGCCAGTCTCAACTACGCCAAAGGGGTTAAGACCCATCTCATCGGCACCCTGTCGCGGCGCCAGCTCGCCACCCTCGAGGAGAATTGCCGACGGATCAATTCCGGGTTGAGGCAGGCCGACGCAACGCTCTACGTGTCCCGGCCGGCCCAGGGCGGGCCCGCGGACAGGCCGCCGCTCTGA
- a CDS encoding PGRS repeat-containing protein, giving the protein MNRHHTTSSRHQRAIGAVSTAGAFLAFGMAPLSVAPQAQADEFDWIADLFDSSAWLAAAPADAGSFDWTTMLDQWFYEPIHASLEGWINSDFGTMVNGWINASSGQFLIGDGADGTEVNPDGGNGGLWFGDGGDGWSSSDAGVVGGAGGNAAGWLGDGGAGGTGGAGADGGAGGAGGTWMGNGAAGGDGGGGLAGPIYMGNGGAGGNASGWLFGNGGAGGNGGTGGNGAAGTFANGGDGAGQIGGLGGNGGDGGRSGFIFGNGGAAGNGGAGGNGGAGAIGTLEHVNGGNGAYGGDGGTSGVTGARGSSIYSNPSYGQVGSAGKGGASGNGGNGANAYQDINGAYLGDGGTGGDSGQAGYGSYPGNGGAGGDGGNGGVGGNGLNGGNGGSGGSGGGAYGDNSAGNSGDGGNGGDATAGHAGDGGSGGLTIGGNGGVGGNGGNGATGDPAVQTFGGNGGVGGSNFGSGAGIGGAGGRGGTGTYVGGNGGDGGYGGGDGGDGATSTGWDDGTGTTYSQGGNGGNGGQGVAAIEGDGGAGGAGGAGADGATGPGVVSVGGNGGAGGTGGVTYANGIGGIGGMGGAGGTGTASGGNGGDGGIGGAGALLLGGSGLGGPGGAGGAGGAGGESGGVTIPTGNPYGLGPSHAGNGGTGGAGGASTIRVAGNGGTGGIGGNAHGAVDGGNGGAGGTGGTGFAGGPATNPAHGPGGNGHDGGTAGNGGQGGNGGKAESGNGGNGGTGGTGGTGGDGSKGGNGGTDSSGNTLPGGNGGDGGTGGNGAAGGAGGASTNGTNGAHGAAGAAGPGGAGGAAGTGTPPGQPGTTGGSGQPG; this is encoded by the coding sequence ATGAATCGTCATCACACCACCTCGTCTCGTCACCAGCGTGCGATTGGCGCCGTTAGCACTGCCGGTGCGTTCCTGGCGTTCGGAATGGCGCCGTTGAGCGTGGCGCCACAGGCTCAGGCCGATGAATTCGATTGGATCGCAGACCTTTTCGATTCGTCGGCGTGGCTGGCGGCCGCACCGGCCGACGCGGGCAGCTTCGACTGGACCACGATGCTGGATCAATGGTTCTACGAGCCGATCCACGCTTCCCTGGAGGGTTGGATCAACAGTGACTTCGGGACGATGGTCAACGGCTGGATCAACGCCTCGTCCGGGCAGTTCCTGATCGGCGATGGCGCCGACGGCACCGAAGTCAATCCCGACGGCGGTAACGGCGGCCTGTGGTTCGGCGACGGCGGTGACGGCTGGAGCAGCAGTGATGCCGGGGTGGTTGGCGGCGCCGGCGGCAATGCGGCCGGCTGGCTCGGTGATGGTGGCGCCGGCGGGACCGGTGGCGCTGGCGCTGACGGCGGGGCCGGTGGTGCCGGCGGCACCTGGATGGGCAACGGTGCAGCCGGCGGCGACGGCGGTGGCGGACTTGCCGGTCCGATTTATATGGGCAATGGCGGTGCCGGTGGCAACGCTTCGGGTTGGCTGTTCGGCAATGGCGGGGCCGGCGGTAACGGCGGTACCGGCGGCAACGGTGCCGCAGGCACGTTCGCTAACGGCGGCGACGGTGCCGGCCAAATCGGTGGCCTTGGCGGTAACGGCGGGGACGGTGGCCGCAGCGGGTTCATCTTCGGCAACGGTGGCGCCGCCGGTAACGGCGGAGCGGGCGGGAACGGTGGTGCGGGTGCAATCGGCACCCTCGAGCACGTCAACGGTGGCAACGGTGCCTATGGCGGTGACGGCGGCACCAGCGGCGTGACCGGTGCCCGTGGCTCCTCCATCTACAGCAACCCGTCCTACGGGCAGGTTGGCAGTGCCGGGAAAGGCGGCGCCAGCGGCAACGGCGGCAACGGTGCCAACGCCTACCAAGACATCAACGGCGCCTACCTCGGCGACGGCGGCACCGGCGGCGACAGCGGCCAGGCTGGGTACGGCAGCTATCCCGGCAACGGCGGTGCCGGTGGTGACGGCGGTAACGGCGGCGTCGGCGGTAACGGTCTCAACGGTGGCAACGGCGGTAGCGGCGGCAGCGGCGGCGGCGCGTACGGGGACAACAGTGCAGGTAACTCCGGTGACGGCGGTAACGGCGGCGACGCCACCGCCGGCCACGCGGGAGACGGCGGCTCGGGCGGCCTGACCATCGGTGGTAACGGCGGTGTCGGCGGTAACGGCGGTAACGGTGCTACCGGCGATCCCGCCGTCCAAACCTTCGGCGGTAACGGTGGTGTCGGCGGTTCGAACTTTGGCAGTGGAGCCGGGATCGGTGGGGCCGGCGGGCGCGGTGGAACCGGCACCTACGTCGGAGGCAACGGCGGCGACGGCGGCTACGGTGGCGGCGACGGCGGCGACGGCGCCACCAGTACCGGGTGGGACGACGGGACAGGTACCACCTACAGCCAAGGCGGCAACGGCGGAAACGGCGGGCAGGGCGTTGCTGCCATCGAGGGCGATGGCGGCGCCGGCGGCGCGGGCGGCGCAGGCGCCGATGGCGCAACCGGGCCGGGCGTCGTCAGCGTCGGAGGCAACGGCGGCGCCGGCGGTACGGGCGGCGTCACCTACGCCAACGGTATTGGCGGCATCGGCGGAATGGGCGGCGCCGGTGGTACGGGTACCGCATCGGGCGGCAACGGCGGTGACGGCGGCATCGGAGGCGCTGGCGCCCTTCTGCTGGGTGGCAGCGGTCTCGGCGGTCCAGGTGGTGCCGGCGGTGCCGGTGGTGCCGGCGGCGAGAGCGGCGGTGTCACCATCCCTACCGGCAACCCCTACGGGCTGGGTCCCAGCCACGCCGGAAATGGCGGAACCGGCGGCGCCGGCGGCGCGAGCACGATCCGTGTCGCCGGTAACGGCGGGACCGGTGGTATCGGCGGTAACGCGCACGGCGCCGTGGACGGCGGGAATGGCGGTGCCGGCGGAACCGGCGGCACGGGCTTCGCCGGCGGACCCGCGACCAACCCCGCGCACGGCCCCGGCGGGAATGGCCACGACGGCGGTACCGCCGGCAATGGCGGCCAGGGCGGGAACGGGGGCAAGGCCGAATCCGGAAACGGCGGCAATGGTGGTACCGGTGGCACGGGAGGGACCGGCGGTGACGGCAGCAAGGGCGGCAACGGCGGCACCGACTCCAGTGGCAACACCCTGCCCGGCGGCAACGGCGGTGACGGTGGAACCGGTGGCAACGGCGCGGCCGGTGGAGCAGGCGGCGCCAGTACCAATGGCACCAACGGCGCACACGGCGCCGCCGGGGCAGCCGGTCCCGGTGGCGCCGGCGGAGCGGCAGGTACCGGCACCCCGCCGGGCCAACCCGGCACCACCGGAGGTAGCGGCCAACCCGGGTGA
- the gjpA gene encoding outer membrane porin GjpA: MHATIRPYVTAGVALVGASLVAVTPVSAPLLAVPDVQSAAVALTSAWDNVLNASSANLTSLLNNWYLAPGVGMQQFWANQMDYWDRLLTDPSGSTNDVNEEIQLHLNAVISGWALQNETDATHSTVLNHTMDGTHALMFGQVAGYIPAGVDKESIMPIIDYLGSPASAVLMGMIGPMISPWVALLNGITDGDSPFDTLVNMGGAFFNGATLNLGALLPMINSSGYFPTGMNMDHLDIAFGGLLSPGAVAVGPYQVLGPGGEVVASVPAVGGSIFQSVGIEFSGVPVLGTLDLNSAGIGPIAAWQAWGQTVGALLGSGWDGKGPVVVTPPLAGAELPIVDDGGSGAATDAFGWLGDLLGL; the protein is encoded by the coding sequence TTGCACGCCACCATTCGCCCCTATGTCACCGCTGGTGTGGCTCTGGTCGGGGCCAGTCTTGTCGCGGTCACCCCGGTGTCTGCGCCGCTGCTCGCGGTGCCCGATGTTCAGTCCGCCGCGGTGGCGTTGACCAGTGCGTGGGACAACGTGCTCAATGCCAGCTCGGCAAACCTGACCAGCTTGTTGAACAACTGGTACCTGGCGCCCGGAGTGGGGATGCAACAGTTCTGGGCCAACCAGATGGACTACTGGGATCGGCTGCTCACCGACCCGTCGGGCTCCACCAACGACGTCAACGAAGAGATTCAGTTGCATCTGAATGCGGTGATCTCGGGTTGGGCGCTGCAGAACGAGACCGATGCGACCCACTCCACGGTGCTTAACCACACGATGGATGGCACACATGCGCTGATGTTCGGTCAAGTCGCGGGCTACATCCCTGCGGGTGTGGACAAAGAGTCGATCATGCCGATCATCGACTACTTGGGCTCTCCCGCCAGTGCGGTGTTGATGGGGATGATCGGGCCGATGATCAGCCCGTGGGTGGCGTTGCTCAACGGCATCACCGACGGCGACAGCCCGTTCGACACCCTGGTCAACATGGGCGGCGCCTTCTTCAACGGCGCGACCTTGAACTTGGGTGCTCTGCTGCCGATGATCAATTCGTCGGGCTACTTCCCCACCGGCATGAACATGGACCACCTGGACATCGCCTTCGGTGGTCTGCTATCGCCGGGCGCTGTTGCGGTCGGCCCGTACCAGGTGCTCGGCCCTGGCGGCGAGGTCGTCGCATCTGTGCCCGCAGTCGGCGGATCGATTTTCCAAAGTGTCGGTATCGAATTCAGCGGGGTCCCGGTGTTGGGCACCCTCGATCTCAATAGTGCCGGCATCGGGCCGATCGCGGCCTGGCAGGCCTGGGGCCAAACCGTCGGGGCCCTGTTGGGTTCGGGCTGGGATGGCAAGGGCCCGGTCGTCGTCACTCCGCCGTTGGCCGGTGCGGAACTGCCCATAGTTGATGACGGCGGCAGTGGCGCCGCAACTGATGCGTTCGGCTGGCTGGGCGACCTGCTCGGACTCTGA
- a CDS encoding MarR family winged helix-turn-helix transcriptional regulator, producing MQRHDRRRTGSDLPGLALAERQAWQHYLEAVLRFDVVMNRLLSTAHQLSVIDVRVLEILASSNDGSARMGDLASSLAVTRRQMTKRIDRLQARVLVRREPDLHDRRGVAALVTETGRFMIEQAKITYAQGVARYLLDPLTARQVTTVAENCWRINEGLSNPDRQGVGDESIFPEAPACSLPGIDDAGKRCWHQFLESSEALFPAMSDRLMDAQQLTLICVLLLDQIAKSPGGSGSMSMLGELFALMPSRVTQEISRLEYLGLVNRVAGQGDRRTVFATITALGRARVGQARVAYAGEIRRKYLDSMSHRQAIALGDACRRISIALKCGAERPA from the coding sequence GTGCAGCGCCACGATCGCCGCCGGACGGGGAGTGATTTACCCGGCTTGGCTCTCGCCGAACGTCAAGCATGGCAACACTATTTGGAAGCTGTGCTGCGATTCGATGTAGTAATGAACCGGTTGCTCTCCACTGCACACCAGCTGTCGGTGATCGACGTGCGGGTTCTGGAGATCCTGGCCAGCTCCAACGACGGATCCGCGCGAATGGGTGATTTGGCCAGTTCGTTGGCGGTGACGCGACGCCAGATGACTAAGCGTATCGACCGCCTTCAGGCACGTGTATTGGTCCGGCGCGAGCCGGATCTGCATGACCGACGGGGGGTGGCCGCGCTCGTCACCGAAACCGGCCGGTTCATGATCGAGCAGGCGAAAATCACCTACGCGCAGGGCGTTGCGCGCTACCTGCTCGATCCGTTGACGGCCCGACAAGTGACTACCGTCGCGGAGAACTGTTGGCGCATCAACGAAGGGCTGAGCAATCCAGACCGACAAGGCGTAGGTGACGAGTCGATCTTCCCTGAGGCCCCCGCTTGTTCGCTGCCCGGTATCGACGATGCCGGCAAGCGTTGCTGGCATCAGTTTCTGGAGTCGTCGGAGGCGCTGTTCCCCGCTATGAGTGATCGGCTGATGGACGCACAGCAACTCACGTTGATCTGCGTTCTGTTGCTGGACCAGATCGCCAAGTCGCCGGGCGGATCAGGGTCGATGAGCATGTTGGGCGAGTTGTTCGCACTGATGCCCAGCCGGGTTACCCAAGAGATCAGTCGGCTGGAATACCTGGGACTGGTGAACCGTGTCGCCGGCCAGGGCGATCGGCGAACCGTGTTCGCCACCATCACCGCTCTCGGCAGGGCCCGAGTGGGCCAGGCGCGTGTCGCCTACGCCGGAGAGATTCGCCGGAAATACTTGGATTCGATGTCGCACCGTCAGGCGATCGCACTGGGCGATGCCTGCCGCAGGATCAGCATTGCCCTGAAATGCGGGGCCGAGCGACCGGCCTGA